In the Candidatus Krumholzibacteriia bacterium genome, one interval contains:
- the tsaB gene encoding tRNA (adenosine(37)-N6)-threonylcarbamoyltransferase complex dimerization subunit type 1 TsaB, with translation MVTLAVDTSHPTGAVSLARDGAHLGTERFARPSSHLVALAHAVEKLLADASLTPRDVARVAVVVGPGSFTGLRIGLSFAKGLHAAGGADIVPIDSLRLLALPLLESHGCVCAMIDARRGEVYAAVYERAAGTEHREDAAATRVVVAPCALAPSAFFDALTVAPDAFVGSGTVAARAEIAARFPGAVFAPDSGNLPDTAFLAGIAPAMPALVEAAVRRLEPLYVRPSGAERVRLRRHGRDGGGDRG, from the coding sequence ATGGTAACGCTGGCCGTCGACACCTCACACCCCACCGGGGCGGTATCGCTGGCGCGCGACGGCGCCCACCTGGGCACGGAGCGCTTTGCGCGGCCGTCCTCACACCTGGTGGCGCTGGCGCACGCGGTGGAAAAGCTGCTCGCGGATGCCTCGCTCACGCCGCGTGACGTGGCGCGGGTGGCGGTGGTGGTGGGGCCGGGCAGTTTCACCGGGCTTCGCATTGGGTTGTCTTTCGCGAAGGGGCTGCACGCCGCGGGCGGGGCGGACATCGTTCCCATCGACTCGCTGCGCCTGCTGGCGCTTCCACTGCTGGAATCGCACGGGTGCGTGTGCGCCATGATCGACGCGCGCCGCGGCGAGGTGTACGCCGCGGTGTACGAACGCGCGGCGGGAACGGAACACAGGGAAGACGCCGCCGCCACCCGCGTGGTGGTGGCCCCGTGCGCACTCGCGCCGTCCGCGTTCTTCGACGCACTCACCGTTGCACCGGACGCATTCGTCGGCAGCGGTACGGTGGCGGCACGCGCGGAGATCGCCGCTCGTTTTCCCGGCGCCGTGTTTGCCCCCGACTCCGGCAACCTCCCCGACACGGCGTTTCTCGCCGGTATCGCGCCGGCCATGCCCGCGCTGGTCGAGGCGGCGGTGCGCCGGCTCGAGCCGCTCTACGTGCGGCCCAGCGGGGCGGAACGCGTGCGCCTGCGCCGGCACGGCCGCGACGGTGGTGGCGACCGTGGGTGA
- the tsaE gene encoding tRNA (adenosine(37)-N6)-threonylcarbamoyltransferase complex ATPase subunit type 1 TsaE produces MRRTTLYTLRTRTDGETERFGAALGERIRRGLAVCISGPLGAGKTVLVRGVCRGLGVEGPVVSPTFILMEMLEGRLSIAHVDLYRLEHERELEEIGVFDLADDDTTVVLAEWGERSPALLAAADVEIRIQPDGEQVRVITVAATAQAAEQIGGIPW; encoded by the coding sequence ATGCGGCGAACCACCCTGTATACGCTGCGCACCCGGACGGACGGCGAGACCGAACGCTTCGGCGCCGCCCTCGGTGAGCGCATCCGCCGCGGCCTCGCGGTGTGCATCAGCGGCCCGCTGGGCGCGGGCAAGACGGTGCTGGTGCGCGGCGTGTGCCGCGGCCTGGGTGTGGAAGGGCCGGTGGTGAGTCCCACCTTCATTCTGATGGAGATGCTGGAAGGACGCCTCTCCATCGCGCACGTGGACCTCTACCGCCTCGAGCACGAGCGCGAGCTGGAGGAGATCGGCGTGTTCGACCTGGCCGACGACGACACCACCGTGGTGCTGGCGGAATGGGGCGAGCGCTCGCCGGCGCTGCTGGCGGCCGCCGACGTGGAGATCCGCATCCAGCCGGATGGCGAGCAGGTGCGCGTCATCACGGTGGCCGCCACCGCGCAGGCGGCGGAACAGATCGGCGGCATCCCATGGTAA
- a CDS encoding bifunctional response regulator/alkaline phosphatase family protein: MNKRILWVDDEIELLKSHVLFLRDKGYQVETATNGADALTLVRGGKFDIMLLDESMPGRGGLDTLVEIKESDPGLPVVMITKNEEERLMDNAFGLKIDDYLLKPVSPLQIYSACKRILDAPRIQEERFSPDYIREFGEIGTMVQENTWDAWLRIHRRLCAWDREFDQYRRTGLESTHDDQRLQCAQHFGRFVEDNYRDWVASEKRPTMSPDIFPRFIAPHLQAGENVFFILIDCVRLDQWMVIEEFLGESFDVKWDFYCSILPTATPYSRNAIFSGLFPDDIARRFPDKWLERSTEETSKNKYEAYFLGEQMKRMRMDESKLRYVKIFTAAEAAETRKKVASLMNSQFVALVFNFVDILTHGRNQSEILQQLLPDEAAFRSLMRSWFSHSVLREILTDLARAGIKVVLTTDHGSILGRKASLVYGRRDTSTNLRYKYGDNLKCDERQAIMTRRPGEFRLPSESRTKSYVFAKEYYYFVYPTNFRDYEKAYEGSFQHGGVSLEEMVLPCLTLTPR, from the coding sequence ATGAACAAACGCATTCTGTGGGTTGACGACGAGATCGAACTCCTCAAGTCGCACGTCCTCTTTCTTCGCGACAAGGGCTACCAGGTCGAAACCGCCACCAACGGCGCCGACGCGCTCACCCTGGTGCGCGGGGGCAAGTTCGACATCATGCTGCTGGACGAGTCCATGCCCGGCCGCGGCGGGCTCGACACGCTGGTGGAGATCAAGGAGTCCGACCCGGGCCTGCCCGTGGTCATGATCACCAAGAACGAGGAAGAACGCCTCATGGACAACGCGTTCGGCCTCAAGATCGACGACTACCTCTTGAAGCCCGTCAGCCCGCTGCAGATCTACTCCGCGTGCAAGCGCATCCTCGACGCGCCGCGCATCCAGGAGGAGCGCTTCTCGCCCGACTACATCCGCGAGTTCGGCGAGATCGGCACCATGGTGCAGGAGAACACGTGGGACGCGTGGCTGCGCATCCACCGCCGCCTGTGCGCGTGGGACCGCGAGTTCGACCAGTACCGCCGCACCGGGCTGGAGTCCACCCACGATGACCAGCGCCTGCAGTGCGCGCAGCACTTCGGCCGTTTCGTGGAGGACAACTACCGCGACTGGGTGGCGTCGGAAAAGCGCCCCACCATGAGCCCGGACATCTTTCCCCGGTTCATCGCGCCGCACCTGCAGGCGGGGGAGAATGTGTTCTTTATTCTCATCGATTGCGTGCGCCTCGACCAGTGGATGGTCATCGAGGAGTTCCTGGGCGAGTCGTTCGACGTGAAGTGGGACTTCTACTGCTCCATCCTGCCCACCGCCACGCCGTATTCGCGCAACGCAATTTTCAGCGGCCTGTTCCCGGACGACATCGCGCGGCGCTTCCCGGACAAGTGGCTGGAGCGCAGCACCGAGGAGACCAGCAAGAACAAGTACGAGGCGTACTTCCTGGGCGAGCAGATGAAGCGCATGCGCATGGACGAGAGCAAGCTGCGCTACGTCAAGATCTTCACCGCCGCCGAGGCCGCCGAGACGCGCAAGAAGGTGGCGAGCCTCATGAACTCGCAGTTCGTGGCGCTGGTGTTCAACTTCGTCGACATCCTCACCCACGGCCGCAACCAGTCGGAGATCCTGCAGCAGCTGCTGCCGGACGAGGCGGCGTTCCGCTCCCTCATGCGCTCGTGGTTCTCGCACTCGGTGCTGCGCGAAATCCTCACCGACCTCGCGCGCGCCGGCATCAAGGTGGTGCTCACCACCGACCACGGCTCCATTCTCGGGCGCAAGGCGAGCCTGGTGTACGGCCGCCGCGACACGTCCACCAACCTGCGCTACAAGTACGGCGACAACCTCAAGTGCGACGAGCGCCAGGCCATCATGACGCGCAGGCCCGGCGAGTTCCGCTTGCCGTCGGAGTCGCGCACCAAGTCCTACGTGTTCGCCAAGGAGTACTACTACTTCGTCTACCCCACCAACTTCCGCGACTACGAGAAGGCGTACGAAGGAAGTTTTCAGCACGGCGGCGTGTCGCTCGAGGAAATGGTCCTGCCCTGCCTCACGCTGACCCCGCGCTGA
- a CDS encoding HNH endonuclease, protein MHTITNHDPAAGLRALSDRDLAACTERLARDERAATVQLLHHLNEISRRKLYLELGFSSLHDYCTRGLEYSSPSACRRIRAARCIKEFSSVLPLLESGELDLGTIALIEPVLTEDNHGAVVARVRGRTYRQVRRVVAEYGAPLAIPEERIEPVRALVTPSNVDQVLFDREIDRAMPHPSGRANGSWVVSEQKMFVQFLASEELMQQYEEAKMLLSHSHPDAGFAKALAVLLNEFIERHSPAARQRRREKKRAAAASGKSPTVGADGRHERSDTSRHIPASTRDEVFTRDEGQCTYVGPDSTRCQARHGLQIDHVRPWAAGGTHDTSNLRLLCAAHNRLAAEHTLGEQVMRRYWPRA, encoded by the coding sequence GTGCATACCATTACGAATCATGATCCCGCCGCCGGGCTACGTGCCCTGAGCGATCGCGACCTCGCCGCATGCACCGAGCGGCTCGCCCGCGACGAACGCGCCGCCACCGTTCAACTGCTGCATCACCTGAATGAGATCTCACGCCGCAAGCTCTACCTCGAACTCGGCTTCAGCTCGCTGCACGACTACTGCACGCGCGGCCTGGAGTACTCGAGCCCGTCGGCCTGCCGGCGCATCCGCGCCGCGCGCTGCATCAAGGAGTTTTCGTCGGTGCTGCCCCTGCTGGAAAGCGGAGAGCTGGACCTGGGGACCATCGCCCTCATCGAGCCGGTCCTCACGGAAGACAACCACGGCGCCGTGGTCGCGCGGGTGCGCGGACGGACCTACCGGCAGGTAAGGCGCGTCGTGGCTGAGTACGGGGCGCCGCTGGCCATCCCGGAAGAGCGTATCGAACCCGTGCGGGCGCTGGTGACGCCATCGAACGTTGACCAGGTGCTGTTCGACCGGGAAATCGATCGCGCCATGCCGCATCCGTCCGGCCGCGCCAATGGGAGCTGGGTGGTGTCTGAGCAGAAGATGTTTGTGCAGTTCCTCGCGAGCGAGGAACTCATGCAGCAATATGAAGAGGCGAAGATGTTGCTCTCACACAGCCATCCTGATGCCGGCTTCGCCAAGGCGCTGGCGGTCTTGCTCAACGAGTTCATCGAGCGCCACAGTCCAGCCGCGCGTCAACGCCGCCGCGAGAAGAAACGTGCCGCTGCCGCAAGTGGCAAATCTCCGACCGTCGGCGCCGACGGCAGACATGAACGCAGTGACACATCACGCCATATCCCGGCGAGTACTCGTGATGAGGTCTTCACACGAGACGAAGGACAATGCACGTACGTGGGACCGGACAGCACGCGTTGCCAGGCACGGCACGGCCTGCAAATTGATCATGTGCGCCCGTGGGCCGCCGGGGGCACACACGACACGTCGAACCTTAGGCTTCTCTGTGCGGCCCACAACCGCCTCGCCGCCGAACACACCCTCGGCGAGCAGGTGATGCGGAGGTACTGGCCGCGCGCGTGA
- a CDS encoding HAMP domain-containing histidine kinase has translation MASAPAGNIRFWLKGYLFIGVAVLFLAMLIYSNHLIARMRENSEATSRLFSRYLENVIFEVADDGSLANLRAVLQESDLPIIITIFEGRPILWSGVPVDERTEEDFEMLANMDVDNPPTPKLRRLVDLYREYDKQNAPIPIQVAGAGDVPTGWVHYGPSPLQRELRYMPFVLLGIFLVFMAVAIQGLRYLKLSEQRSIWVGLAKETAHQLGTPLSAMLGWVQVIRDRASEKGYDDIRGYVDEMEVDLGRLNKVTERFSKIGAAPERANILIESPLARTVAYFEKRLPSLRANSGITLTCEPGLRVLGNEELLEWVFENLIKNAVDALGEAGGTIAINARRDGSNVEVLVQDSGRGIPGALKDQIFRPGFSTKRRGWGLGLALTRRIVEEYHAGSIKLVESRAGKGTTFSVRLPAA, from the coding sequence ATGGCGTCCGCGCCCGCCGGCAACATTCGGTTCTGGCTGAAGGGATACCTCTTCATCGGCGTGGCCGTTCTCTTCCTGGCCATGCTCATCTACTCCAACCACCTCATCGCGCGCATGCGCGAGAACTCCGAGGCCACCAGCCGGCTGTTCTCGCGCTACCTGGAGAACGTCATCTTCGAGGTGGCCGACGACGGCAGCCTGGCCAACCTGCGCGCGGTGCTGCAGGAGAGCGACCTGCCCATCATCATCACCATCTTCGAGGGACGGCCCATCCTGTGGTCCGGCGTCCCGGTGGACGAGCGCACCGAGGAGGACTTCGAGATGCTGGCCAACATGGACGTGGACAACCCGCCCACGCCCAAGTTGCGCAGGCTGGTGGATCTGTATCGCGAGTACGACAAGCAGAACGCGCCCATTCCCATCCAGGTGGCGGGCGCGGGCGACGTGCCCACCGGCTGGGTGCACTACGGTCCCTCGCCCCTGCAGCGTGAGCTGCGCTACATGCCCTTCGTGCTGCTGGGCATCTTCCTGGTGTTCATGGCCGTCGCCATCCAGGGTCTGCGCTACCTGAAGCTCAGCGAGCAGCGTTCCATCTGGGTGGGGCTCGCCAAGGAGACCGCGCACCAGCTGGGCACGCCACTCTCCGCCATGCTGGGATGGGTGCAGGTGATCCGCGACCGCGCCAGCGAGAAGGGCTACGACGACATCCGCGGCTACGTGGACGAGATGGAAGTGGACCTGGGACGCCTCAACAAGGTGACGGAACGCTTCAGCAAGATCGGGGCGGCGCCGGAGCGCGCCAACATTCTCATCGAGTCTCCGCTGGCGCGCACGGTGGCGTACTTCGAGAAGCGGCTGCCCAGCCTGCGCGCGAACTCGGGCATCACGCTCACGTGCGAGCCCGGCCTGCGCGTGCTCGGCAACGAGGAACTGCTGGAGTGGGTGTTCGAGAACCTCATCAAGAATGCCGTCGACGCGCTGGGTGAGGCGGGGGGGACGATCGCCATCAACGCGCGCCGCGACGGATCCAACGTTGAAGTGCTGGTGCAGGATTCCGGGCGCGGCATCCCGGGCGCGCTCAAGGACCAGATCTTCCGCCCCGGTTTCAGCACCAAGCGCCGCGGCTGGGGCCTGGGTCTCGCGCTCACGCGCCGCATCGTGGAGGAGTACCACGCCGGGAGCATCAAGCTGGTGGAATCGCGCGCCGGCAAGGGCACCACCTTCTCGGTACGCCTGCCGGCGGCGTGA
- the serS gene encoding serine--tRNA ligase → MIDRRLIREHPERLREGMRRRHASVDVEQLVVLDAEHIANLQQSEELKRQRNLASEDIGRRKQAGEDIAPLHAAMKETSARIKQLEARNKEIEETLDAILLTIPNIPHESTPDGADAADNVVVRTVGKAEKPFDDVLAHWDIGEKLGILDLEGGRIISGRGFIVFRGDGALLCRALINMMLDIHAEQGYEELLVPYLVHRASMTGTGQLPKYEEDMYHCGADDLFLVPTAEVPVTNLLRESVVERDRLPIRYTAYSPCFRREAGSHGADTRGLLRVHQFDKVEMVKFVHPDTSYDELETLVTDATAVLDALELPYRVLSLCAGDLGFAAARCYDLETWSPGVGKWLEVSSCSNFEDFQARRAGIRIKKADTDKHKFVHTLNGSGLALPRVVASLLEVHQTPTGRVRIPARLRPYMRGREYLG, encoded by the coding sequence GTGATCGACCGCCGTCTCATCCGTGAACACCCCGAGCGGCTCCGCGAGGGGATGCGCCGCCGCCACGCGAGCGTCGACGTGGAGCAACTGGTTGTGCTCGACGCGGAACACATCGCCAACCTGCAGCAATCCGAGGAACTCAAGCGCCAGCGCAACCTCGCCTCCGAGGACATCGGCCGCCGCAAGCAGGCGGGCGAGGACATCGCACCCCTGCACGCCGCCATGAAGGAGACCTCCGCGCGCATCAAGCAGCTGGAGGCGCGCAACAAGGAGATCGAGGAGACGCTCGACGCCATCCTCCTCACCATTCCCAACATCCCACACGAGAGCACGCCCGACGGCGCCGACGCCGCCGATAACGTGGTGGTGCGCACGGTGGGCAAGGCGGAGAAGCCCTTCGACGACGTGCTCGCGCACTGGGACATCGGCGAGAAGCTCGGCATCCTGGATCTCGAGGGCGGGCGCATCATCTCCGGGCGCGGCTTCATTGTGTTTCGCGGCGACGGCGCGCTCCTGTGCCGCGCACTCATCAATATGATGCTCGATATCCACGCCGAGCAGGGTTACGAGGAACTGCTGGTGCCGTACCTGGTGCACCGCGCCTCCATGACCGGCACCGGCCAGCTGCCCAAGTACGAGGAAGACATGTACCACTGCGGCGCGGACGACCTCTTCCTGGTTCCCACCGCCGAAGTGCCGGTGACCAACCTGCTGCGCGAGTCGGTGGTGGAGCGCGACCGGCTTCCCATCCGTTACACCGCGTACAGCCCGTGCTTCCGCCGCGAGGCGGGCAGCCATGGCGCCGACACGCGCGGCCTGTTGCGCGTGCACCAGTTCGACAAGGTGGAGATGGTGAAGTTCGTGCACCCGGACACCTCGTACGACGAGCTGGAGACGCTGGTCACCGACGCCACCGCGGTGCTGGACGCGCTGGAGCTGCCCTACCGCGTGCTCTCGCTGTGCGCGGGCGACCTGGGCTTCGCGGCCGCTCGGTGCTACGACCTGGAGACGTGGTCGCCGGGGGTGGGCAAGTGGCTGGAGGTGTCGTCGTGCAGCAACTTCGAGGACTTCCAGGCGCGGCGCGCGGGAATCCGCATCAAGAAGGCGGACACCGACAAACACAAGTTCGTGCACACCCTCAACGGCTCCGGCCTCGCGCTCCCGCGCGTGGTGGCGTCGCTGCTGGAAGTGCATCAGACACCGACGGGGCGCGTGCGCATTCCGGCGCGGCTCCGTCCCTACATGCGGGGCAGGGAGTACCTCGGCTGA